A single Vanacampus margaritifer isolate UIUO_Vmar chromosome 14, RoL_Vmar_1.0, whole genome shotgun sequence DNA region contains:
- the fam78ab gene encoding protein FAM78A isoform X1: MRLPLTQALPWIVLWTVVEWLPDASAMGCLQSIACKPKTFRDGVAVLQVNASIDSNPTSIDESSAVILRYRTPYFRAQALVLVPPVAANETWTVGWIQACNHMEFYNTYGSKGISSWELPDLRDGIIQAISDSDGVNYPWYGNTTETYTIVGPTRRDIKFTVSMNDNFKPSITWGVPVSDSNVAELTAIRRDQSFTTWLVAINRATAETVVLQTVHWRMRLGIRVDPGKPLGQRAILLEPAAQEQPQILGENESIPPNAMVKPNANDAQMLMWRPQEGDPVVVIPPRY, translated from the exons ATGCGTCTCCCCCTTACGCAGGCGCTCCCGTGGATCGTGTTGTGGACCGTCGTCGAGTGGCTCCCGGATGCGAGCGCCATGGGCTGCCTCCAGAGCATCGCGTGCAAGCCCAAAACCTTCCGGGACGGCGTGGCGGTGCTGCAGGTGAACGCGTCTATCGACTCGAACCCCACCAGCATCGACGAGTCGTCCGCCGTCATTCTGCGCTACCGCACGCCTTACTTCCGAGCTCAGGCCCTGGTGCTGGTGCCGCCGGTGGCCGCCAACGAGACGTGGACCGTCGGATGGATCCAAGCCTGCAACCACATGGAGTTCTACAACACCTATGGCAGCAAGGGGAT ATCGAGTTGGGAGCTCCCCGACCTCCGCGACGGCATCATCCAGGCCATCAGCGACTCGGACGGCGTCAACTACCCCTGGTACGGAAACACCACGGAGACGTACACCATCGTGGGCCCCACACGGAGGGACATCAAGTTCACCGTCAGCATGAACGACAATTTCAAACCCAGCATCACCTGGGGCGTGCCGGTCAGCGACAGCAACGTGGCCGAGCTCACCGCCATCCGCCGCGACCAGAGCTTCACCACCTGGCTGGTGGCCATCAACCGGGCCACGGCCGAGACGGTGGTCCTGCAGACGGTGCACTGGAGGATGCGCCTGGGCATCCGCGTGGACCCGGGGAAGCCCCTGGGTCAGCGGGCCATCCTCCTGGAGCCCGCCGCCCAGGAGCAGCCGCAGATCCTGGGCGAGAACGAGAGCATCCCGCCCAACGCCATGGTCAAGCCCAACGCCAACGACGCCCAGATGCTTATGTGGCGTCCTCAGGAGGGGGACCCCGTGGTGGTCATCCCACCCAGATACTGA
- the fam78ab gene encoding protein FAM78A isoform X2, translating to MGCLQSIACKPKTFRDGVAVLQVNASIDSNPTSIDESSAVILRYRTPYFRAQALVLVPPVAANETWTVGWIQACNHMEFYNTYGSKGISSWELPDLRDGIIQAISDSDGVNYPWYGNTTETYTIVGPTRRDIKFTVSMNDNFKPSITWGVPVSDSNVAELTAIRRDQSFTTWLVAINRATAETVVLQTVHWRMRLGIRVDPGKPLGQRAILLEPAAQEQPQILGENESIPPNAMVKPNANDAQMLMWRPQEGDPVVVIPPRY from the exons ATGGGCTGCCTCCAGAGCATCGCGTGCAAGCCCAAAACCTTCCGGGACGGCGTGGCGGTGCTGCAGGTGAACGCGTCTATCGACTCGAACCCCACCAGCATCGACGAGTCGTCCGCCGTCATTCTGCGCTACCGCACGCCTTACTTCCGAGCTCAGGCCCTGGTGCTGGTGCCGCCGGTGGCCGCCAACGAGACGTGGACCGTCGGATGGATCCAAGCCTGCAACCACATGGAGTTCTACAACACCTATGGCAGCAAGGGGAT ATCGAGTTGGGAGCTCCCCGACCTCCGCGACGGCATCATCCAGGCCATCAGCGACTCGGACGGCGTCAACTACCCCTGGTACGGAAACACCACGGAGACGTACACCATCGTGGGCCCCACACGGAGGGACATCAAGTTCACCGTCAGCATGAACGACAATTTCAAACCCAGCATCACCTGGGGCGTGCCGGTCAGCGACAGCAACGTGGCCGAGCTCACCGCCATCCGCCGCGACCAGAGCTTCACCACCTGGCTGGTGGCCATCAACCGGGCCACGGCCGAGACGGTGGTCCTGCAGACGGTGCACTGGAGGATGCGCCTGGGCATCCGCGTGGACCCGGGGAAGCCCCTGGGTCAGCGGGCCATCCTCCTGGAGCCCGCCGCCCAGGAGCAGCCGCAGATCCTGGGCGAGAACGAGAGCATCCCGCCCAACGCCATGGTCAAGCCCAACGCCAACGACGCCCAGATGCTTATGTGGCGTCCTCAGGAGGGGGACCCCGTGGTGGTCATCCCACCCAGATACTGA
- the LOC144033965 gene encoding inactive phospholipid phosphatase 7-like, producing the protein MPGTSVRPRARERNNVLNRPEFMSLSQPLRGGGPPESRGGGGGGGGGAGPRRSGSVRSQPSEEAGEAAQQRLPEEDCMQLNPSFKGIAKSSLLAIDISLSKRMSVCAHVWSSWGGWRSMVNLLALTGHGLTWIVGTVVCLTRSNTLAGQEVLVNLLLALIVDVLTVAGVQRLVKRKGPWEISPGFLDRVAMDAYAFPAAHASRAAMVSKFLLSHLVLAVPLRILLVLWAVLVGVSRVLLGRHHLTDVLCGFALGLFHFGLMETVWLSSNTCQTLISIGTLSWSPFS; encoded by the exons ATGCCCGGAACCAGCGTGAGACCCAGGGCTCGGGAGCGGAACAACGTGCTGAACAGACCCGAGTTCATGTCGCTTAGTCAGCCACTGAGAGGTGGAGGCCCCCCGGAGAGCCGCGGTGGcggtggaggaggaggcggcggagcGGGACCGAGGCGCTCCGGCTCCGTCCGTAGCCAGCCGAGCGAGGAAGCCGGCGAGGCGGCCCAGCAGCGGCTGCCCGAGGAGGACTGCATGCAGCTCAACCCGTCGTTCAAGGGCATCGCCAAGAGCTCGCTGCTCGCCATCGACATCAGCCTGTCCAAGCGCATGAGCGTGTGCGCGCACGTGTGGTCGTCGTGGGGCGGCTGGCGCTCCATGGTCAACCTGCTGGCGCTCACCGGACACGGCCTCACCTGGATCGTCGGCACCGTCGTGTGCCTCACGCGCAGCAACACGCTGGCCGGCCAGGAGGTGCTCGTCAACCTGCTGCTGG CGCTGATCGTGGACGTGCTGACGGTGGCGGGCGTGCAGCGGCTGGTGAAGCGCAAAGGACCGTGGGAGATATCACCGGGCTTCCTGGACCGCGTGGCCATGGACGCGTACGCCTTCCCGGCGGCGCACGCCAGCCGCGCCGCCATGGTGTCCAAGTTCCTGCTGTCTCACCTGGTCCTGGCCGTGCCCCTGCGCATCCTGCTGGTGCTGTGGGCCGTCCTGGTGGGGGTGTCGCGCGTGCTGCTGGGCAGGCACCATCTGACGGACGTGCTGTGCGGCTTCGCCCTGGGCCTCTTCCACTTCGGCCTGATGGAGACGGTGTGGCTGTCGTCCAACACGTGCCAGACTCTCATCTCCATCGGCACCCTCAGCTGGAGCCCCTTCTCCTGA